One window of the Labilibaculum sp. genome contains the following:
- a CDS encoding threonine/serine exporter family protein, which translates to MVLSEKEKINELCKILLEVGALLMETGANTFRIRVTVMRIASAFGYHAELLITHRALMLTINNEESDQFFSRLMQTSAHRVNFKIVSGLSRMSWHIAEENWNLDMVRNEIDRLKTVSHYPRIVTLLMVALAGASFCRIFGGESIEMLIAFAATFVGLFVRQEAAKREFNPYLCIFSAAFVSSVISGAAVYLNIGNNPEYAFATSVLYLIPGIPFINSLLDLLDGNIINGVVRGINGLTIALSIALGLLGAILIYNI; encoded by the coding sequence ATGGTTTTATCCGAAAAAGAAAAGATTAACGAGCTGTGTAAAATTTTGCTTGAGGTTGGAGCTTTATTGATGGAGACCGGAGCAAATACATTTAGAATTCGGGTTACCGTAATGCGTATTGCTTCGGCCTTTGGATACCATGCAGAATTATTAATTACCCATCGCGCATTAATGTTAACCATCAACAACGAAGAGTCTGATCAGTTCTTTAGCCGGCTGATGCAGACATCGGCTCATCGTGTCAATTTCAAAATTGTTAGCGGACTCAGCAGAATGAGTTGGCACATTGCAGAGGAAAATTGGAATTTAGACATGGTTCGTAACGAAATAGACCGGTTAAAAACAGTATCTCATTATCCGCGAATTGTAACCTTACTAATGGTCGCTTTGGCAGGCGCCTCATTCTGCCGCATTTTTGGTGGAGAAAGCATCGAAATGTTGATTGCATTTGCAGCAACCTTTGTTGGCTTATTTGTTAGACAGGAAGCCGCAAAAAGAGAATTCAATCCGTATTTATGTATTTTCTCAGCCGCTTTTGTGTCCTCGGTTATTTCGGGAGCGGCTGTTTATTTAAACATTGGCAATAACCCTGAATATGCTTTTGCCACCTCTGTTTTGTATCTGATTCCTGGAATTCCATTTATCAATTCTCTTCTGGATCTTCTGGATGGAAATATTATAAACGGTGTGGTGAGAGGAATAAATGGATTAACCATCGCTCTTTCAATTGCTTTGGGCTTATTAGGAGCAATACTTATTTATAACATTTAA
- a CDS encoding SpoIID/LytB domain-containing protein, whose protein sequence is MNEPQLRIGIMYEPEISFTLNGIYILQQNGKEYTGKQTASYINDKIAFDGLVNEELVFYPKFYEEGSFDLFDVTIGIKFHWERKENQRFKGALHFICEDEKLTAINVLSLEDYLVSVISSEMSATSSIELLKAHAIISRSWLIAQVLKGAELQKTETNYQSIVETDEQYIRWYDREDHVNFDVCADDHCQRYQGITKQSTQLVVDAINATRGLVLISEGEVCDARFSKCCGGVAETFENVWEPKNHKYLQAVIDNPKVPAGYDMNLGNEAAAVKWIRTSPEAFCNTTNKEILSQVLNDYDQETMDFYRWKVEYTQDVISELIARKTGKDFGQILDLIPVERGESGRLIKLKIVGSKRSLVIGKELEIRKVLSESHLYSSEFVVDKEGEENGVPAKFILIGAGWGHGVGLCQIGAAVMGAKRYKYDEILLHYFRGAELEKRY, encoded by the coding sequence ATGAACGAACCACAATTACGAATAGGTATCATGTATGAGCCTGAAATTTCATTTACATTAAATGGAATTTACATACTCCAGCAAAATGGAAAAGAATATACAGGAAAGCAAACTGCCAGTTATATCAATGATAAGATAGCTTTTGATGGTCTTGTAAATGAAGAACTGGTTTTCTATCCTAAATTCTACGAAGAAGGATCTTTCGATCTGTTTGATGTGACAATTGGAATTAAATTCCATTGGGAACGAAAAGAAAATCAACGATTTAAAGGGGCTTTGCACTTCATTTGCGAGGATGAAAAATTGACAGCCATCAATGTTCTTTCTTTGGAGGATTATTTGGTAAGTGTTATTTCATCTGAAATGAGTGCTACCAGCAGTATAGAATTGTTGAAAGCTCATGCAATTATTTCCCGCTCCTGGTTAATTGCGCAGGTGCTAAAAGGAGCTGAATTGCAAAAAACAGAAACTAATTATCAGAGTATAGTTGAAACCGATGAGCAATATATTCGCTGGTACGATCGCGAAGATCATGTGAATTTTGATGTTTGTGCCGATGATCATTGTCAGCGTTATCAAGGCATTACCAAACAATCTACCCAATTGGTAGTTGATGCAATTAATGCAACCCGTGGATTGGTACTTATCAGTGAGGGGGAAGTCTGCGATGCCCGTTTCTCGAAATGTTGCGGCGGCGTTGCAGAGACGTTTGAAAATGTATGGGAACCCAAAAATCATAAATATCTGCAGGCTGTTATCGATAATCCGAAAGTTCCTGCTGGATACGATATGAATCTGGGAAATGAAGCAGCCGCGGTCAAATGGATCCGTACTTCGCCTGAAGCATTTTGCAATACCACCAATAAGGAAATTTTGTCGCAGGTTTTGAATGATTACGATCAGGAAACCATGGATTTTTATCGTTGGAAGGTAGAATATACACAAGATGTAATTTCAGAATTAATAGCACGTAAAACGGGTAAAGATTTTGGACAAATTCTGGATTTAATTCCTGTTGAACGAGGTGAGTCAGGTCGTTTAATCAAGTTGAAAATTGTTGGTTCAAAACGAAGTTTGGTGATAGGAAAAGAATTGGAAATCAGAAAAGTACTTTCCGAATCACATTTATACAGTTCTGAATTTGTAGTTGACAAAGAAGGAGAAGAGAATGGAGTTCCGGCTAAATTTATTTTGATTGGTGCCGGCTGGGGACATGGGGTTGGTCTTTGTCAGATTGGAGCTGCGGTGATGGGTGCCAAAAGATACAAATACGATGAAATTTTGCTGCATTATTTCCGTGGAGCAGAATTGGAAAAAAGATATTAA
- a CDS encoding DUF4922 domain-containing protein, translating into MSRYWETMNVNSINKLENLLEEKSSTQILGDFLNDQLRNWPLATGNYKGLEKVEEKEFQFDGYKIKVQFNPERIRSSAAKVDQKSIENRACFLCLDKLPKEQGGIAQGDDFVILVNPFPIIPQHFTIPKIDHVDQSFEENVSGMLSLAKNMQGYTLFYNGPKCGASAPDHMHFQAGNKDFMPVETEYAVLKNLQSELLSDSNQFEMRAFPNYLRKMISIESENEKEMMKAVSVFYQTFSGMQPEEKEPMLNAICSFSDGKYSMHLFPRKLHRPSQYFAEGDQQLLISPASVDFGGVFITPRREDFEKITSEDIVDIFKQVSVDDEFFGTFCEKLSAKLGISL; encoded by the coding sequence TTGTCAAGATATTGGGAAACAATGAATGTAAACAGCATAAATAAATTAGAGAATTTATTGGAGGAGAAATCTTCCACACAGATATTAGGTGATTTTCTGAACGATCAGCTTAGAAATTGGCCTTTGGCAACAGGAAATTACAAGGGATTGGAAAAAGTTGAAGAGAAAGAATTTCAATTCGATGGATATAAGATAAAAGTTCAGTTCAATCCTGAAAGAATCAGATCATCAGCCGCGAAAGTAGATCAAAAGAGTATTGAAAATCGTGCTTGTTTTTTGTGCCTCGATAAACTTCCCAAAGAACAAGGTGGTATCGCTCAAGGCGATGATTTTGTGATTTTGGTAAATCCGTTTCCAATTATCCCACAACATTTTACCATTCCAAAAATCGATCATGTCGATCAGAGTTTTGAAGAGAATGTTTCAGGAATGTTGTCTTTGGCTAAAAATATGCAAGGATATACTTTGTTTTATAACGGGCCAAAGTGCGGTGCTTCAGCTCCCGATCATATGCATTTTCAGGCAGGGAACAAAGATTTTATGCCAGTAGAAACAGAGTATGCAGTTTTGAAAAATTTGCAATCGGAGCTTTTGAGCGATTCGAATCAATTTGAGATGCGTGCTTTTCCGAATTATCTTAGGAAAATGATTTCCATAGAGTCGGAAAATGAAAAAGAAATGATGAAGGCTGTTTCTGTTTTTTATCAGACTTTTTCGGGGATGCAACCGGAAGAAAAAGAGCCAATGCTAAATGCAATTTGTTCTTTTTCCGATGGCAAATATAGTATGCATTTGTTTCCACGAAAACTGCATCGTCCATCGCAATATTTTGCTGAAGGTGATCAGCAATTGCTGATAAGTCCTGCATCAGTAGATTTTGGCGGTGTATTTATTACTCCCCGGCGGGAGGATTTTGAGAAAATCACATCGGAGGATATCGTAGATATCTTTAAACAAGTAAGTGTTGACGATGAGTTTTTCGGAACTTTTTGCGAGAAGTTAAGCGCTAAATTAGGAATCTCACTTTAA
- a CDS encoding DUF5009 domain-containing protein, producing MKKTERLMALDAFRGLTIAAMITVNTPGSWGHVYAPLLHSKWHGCTPTDLVFPFFLFAVGVAMWFAFGKFDHKLSPEAGRKILKRTVIIFGIGLLLNAFPFVQVEWENFRIMGVLQRIALAYGIGSLLCLSLNKLRLVFVTLAILLVYWGLIFFLGGDDPYSLEGNPTMAFDAMILGANHMYKGFGVTFDPEGLFSTLPAIATVILGYLSGFLIASTERKKLVAKLLMFGSLGVIAGLIWNLGFPINKPIWSSSYVIYTAGLALLVLAVMIYLIDILEYKKWAHPFLVFGMNPLFIYVLSGVWVRVIIYLVHFSDQAGNSTTGYVWLYKNAFASWAGDMNGSLFFALAHIVVYWLIVLFLYRRKIFIKI from the coding sequence ATGAAAAAAACGGAACGTTTAATGGCTTTGGATGCCTTTCGGGGATTAACCATTGCTGCCATGATTACTGTAAATACTCCTGGGAGTTGGGGACATGTTTATGCTCCATTGCTGCATTCAAAGTGGCATGGCTGTACACCAACCGATTTGGTATTTCCTTTCTTTCTATTTGCTGTTGGTGTTGCTATGTGGTTTGCTTTCGGAAAATTTGATCATAAATTAAGTCCCGAAGCAGGCAGGAAGATTCTGAAGCGGACTGTAATCATTTTCGGGATCGGCCTGTTGTTAAATGCGTTTCCATTTGTTCAGGTTGAATGGGAAAATTTCCGGATAATGGGTGTTTTGCAGCGGATTGCCTTGGCCTATGGAATAGGTAGTTTGCTTTGTTTGTCGCTGAATAAGCTTCGTTTGGTATTTGTTACATTGGCTATTCTTCTGGTATACTGGGGGTTGATTTTTTTCCTTGGCGGTGATGATCCGTATAGTTTAGAAGGAAATCCCACAATGGCTTTCGATGCCATGATTCTTGGAGCGAACCATATGTACAAAGGGTTTGGCGTAACTTTTGATCCGGAAGGATTGTTTAGCACTCTTCCTGCAATCGCTACAGTAATCCTCGGATATCTTTCAGGATTTTTAATTGCATCAACTGAGCGTAAAAAATTGGTTGCGAAGTTATTGATGTTTGGCTCTTTAGGTGTGATTGCTGGTTTAATCTGGAACTTGGGATTCCCTATTAATAAACCAATCTGGTCTAGTTCTTATGTGATTTATACAGCAGGTTTGGCACTTTTGGTTTTAGCTGTCATGATTTACCTGATCGATATTTTGGAGTACAAAAAATGGGCTCATCCTTTTTTGGTTTTCGGAATGAATCCTTTGTTTATTTATGTTCTTTCAGGAGTTTGGGTAAGAGTGATTATTTATTTGGTTCATTTTTCAGATCAGGCAGGAAATTCAACAACCGGATATGTCTGGTTGTATAAAAATGCATTTGCATCCTGGGCAGGAGATATGAATGGATCTTTGTTTTTTGCTCTGGCACATATCGTTGTCTATTGGCTCATCGTGCTGTTTCTCTATCGTCGGAAAATTTTTATTAAAATATAA
- a CDS encoding MFS transporter, which yields MSKTKNRSPWAWIPSLYFAEGIPYVVVMTVAVIMYKKLGISNTDIALYTSWLYLPWMIKPFWSPIVDIVKSKRWWIVSMQLLIGAGLAGVAFTVPTTFFFQSTLAFFWLLAFSSATHDIAADGFYMYGMDSNKQAYFIGIRSTFYRLAMITGQGLLIILAGYFETTKLFGNNENNIPLAWSLTFYILAVGFLLFCVYHKFALPHPQEDEDREVKSFSTVFSDFGETFVTFFLKKDIWKIVGLLLVYRLGESQLVKMASPFLLDPKEVGGLGLTTSDVGLVYGTIGIIFLTLGGLLGGFLASKNGLKHWLWPMVIAINLPNLVYVYLSYALPESFFLICVSVAVEQFGYGFGFTAYMLYQIYVSEGKHKTAHFAFCTGLMAAGMMFPGMISGWLQELLGYQHFFIWVMICTIPSFIMVKVIDIDPKFGIKTGNNEK from the coding sequence ATGTCAAAAACAAAAAACCGCTCACCATGGGCGTGGATTCCATCTCTTTATTTTGCAGAAGGTATTCCTTACGTTGTGGTGATGACCGTTGCTGTAATCATGTACAAAAAGCTGGGAATTTCTAATACAGATATTGCTTTGTATACTTCCTGGTTGTATTTGCCTTGGATGATTAAGCCTTTTTGGAGTCCGATTGTGGATATTGTAAAAAGTAAACGCTGGTGGATTGTTAGTATGCAATTGTTGATTGGCGCAGGTCTGGCTGGGGTAGCGTTTACGGTTCCTACAACATTCTTTTTTCAGTCAACATTGGCCTTTTTCTGGTTGTTGGCTTTTAGTTCGGCAACTCACGATATTGCTGCTGATGGTTTTTACATGTATGGAATGGACTCCAATAAGCAGGCATATTTTATTGGAATACGAAGTACATTTTATCGCCTGGCGATGATTACCGGACAAGGACTTTTAATTATTCTGGCAGGATATTTTGAAACAACAAAACTGTTCGGGAATAATGAAAATAACATTCCGCTGGCATGGTCACTGACCTTTTATATTTTGGCAGTCGGATTTTTGTTGTTTTGTGTTTATCACAAGTTTGCACTTCCGCATCCACAAGAAGATGAAGACCGGGAAGTGAAAAGTTTTTCTACAGTGTTCTCTGATTTTGGAGAGACCTTTGTTACTTTCTTCTTGAAAAAGGATATCTGGAAAATCGTAGGATTGCTTTTGGTGTATCGTTTGGGGGAATCTCAGTTGGTAAAAATGGCATCTCCTTTTCTTCTCGATCCTAAAGAGGTTGGCGGATTGGGTTTAACAACCAGCGATGTAGGATTGGTTTATGGAACCATAGGAATTATTTTCTTGACTTTAGGTGGTTTATTGGGTGGATTTTTAGCTTCTAAAAATGGGTTGAAACATTGGCTGTGGCCAATGGTTATCGCTATTAACTTACCAAATCTGGTATATGTTTATCTTTCTTACGCATTGCCCGAATCTTTCTTTTTGATTTGTGTTTCGGTGGCAGTTGAGCAATTTGGCTACGGTTTTGGTTTTACAGCTTACATGCTTTATCAGATTTATGTATCTGAAGGAAAACACAAAACAGCTCACTTTGCATTTTGCACAGGTTTAATGGCTGCGGGAATGATGTTTCCAGGAATGATTTCCGGTTGGCTGCAGGAGTTGTTGGGTTATCAGCACTTCTTTATTTGGGTGATGATTTGTACCATTCCAAGTTTTATTATGGTGAAAGTGATTGATATAGATCCAAAATTTGGTATTAAAACAGGAAACAATGAAAAATAG
- a CDS encoding GNAT family N-acetyltransferase, with translation MSNTIRQYHDNDFDEVLTLCQNTHKFDSFTKELLHEKIYEDPFFNPEIIWVTTEGNAIVGFLMGTCRMDIRGVNYGYVKLMAVQESHRRKGIARSMYELLEKELCSRKVDVMRLGDVPMNYFMPGIDPRYTPALCFAMRMGFNRFMDTSNLAVNLSDRKWGVDEEIKALQLDHIEVSRAAIEDKNELMDFVAEEWKLWQYELEMACKSNPIAIHIAKLNGKIKAFSAHSANNKGLPWFGPMGTHPDLRGKGMGKVLLYRCLQDLQDLGYKTAIIPWVGPIDFYSHHAGAVVERVFWRYEKKLTE, from the coding sequence ATGTCCAATACCATACGACAATATCACGACAACGATTTTGATGAAGTTTTGACTCTTTGTCAAAATACTCACAAGTTCGATTCTTTTACCAAAGAATTACTTCACGAGAAAATCTACGAAGATCCTTTTTTTAATCCTGAAATTATTTGGGTTACCACGGAAGGAAATGCTATTGTTGGATTTTTGATGGGAACCTGCCGAATGGATATTCGGGGAGTGAATTATGGCTACGTAAAACTAATGGCAGTGCAGGAATCTCATCGAAGAAAGGGAATTGCCCGAAGCATGTATGAGTTGCTCGAAAAAGAGTTGTGTTCGCGAAAGGTTGATGTGATGCGTTTGGGTGATGTTCCAATGAATTATTTCATGCCGGGAATCGATCCAAGATACACCCCGGCACTTTGTTTTGCCATGCGAATGGGATTCAATCGATTTATGGATACTTCCAATCTTGCAGTCAATTTATCTGATCGGAAATGGGGTGTTGATGAGGAAATTAAAGCACTTCAGTTGGATCATATCGAAGTTTCCCGTGCAGCAATTGAAGATAAAAATGAATTGATGGATTTTGTGGCTGAAGAATGGAAACTTTGGCAATATGAGTTGGAAATGGCCTGCAAATCGAATCCGATAGCTATTCATATTGCTAAGTTGAATGGAAAAATAAAGGCATTCTCGGCACACAGTGCGAATAATAAAGGATTGCCATGGTTTGGTCCAATGGGAACACATCCCGATTTGCGCGGTAAAGGAATGGGAAAAGTGTTGTTGTATCGCTGTCTGCAAGATTTGCAAGATTTGGGCTACAAAACAGCAATTATTCCATGGGTAGGACCAATCGATTTTTATTCTCATCATGCAGGAGCTGTGGTCGAAAGAGTATTTTGGCGATATGAGAAAAAACTGACTGAATAA
- a CDS encoding transglutaminase domain-containing protein, giving the protein MSNKSKANLAILIETGEFTIAGEIIGEKLLDGNLNEKQKNDLLFQKDMMSRIEREYALTETDVLERLMPYFSDSTTIYMAKWEKEKVLEYRLINGQKRFFKNAVPNLFRLDKFAKSTKEKISGKSTDYLKSFCLDHSSQLINESKGRGELVHPVECTMIYSISVRADAVPAGELIRCWMPYPKESNARQTNVDLLSVFPEKYIVAPDSFAQRSIYCEQIAESGLETKFSVKFRTETYAQIHDPAKMDDKAYDTTSVLYQKNTSERLPQIIFSDRIKNLADEICGNETTAVKQVSMLYDWIDLNIPWASALEYSIVPNIPEYVLDNKHGDCGMQTLLFMTMARYRGIPVKWQSGWMLHPGEVNLHDWCEVYYEGIGWVPLDQSFGLQNSENDKVKNFYKTSIDSYRLIVNEDFAQDLFPAKIWPRSEPVDFQRGELEWKNGNLYFGDWTYKMRVIYN; this is encoded by the coding sequence GTGTCAAATAAAAGTAAAGCAAATTTAGCCATTTTAATTGAGACGGGTGAATTTACGATCGCCGGAGAAATTATTGGGGAGAAACTTTTGGATGGTAACTTGAACGAAAAGCAAAAAAATGATCTTTTGTTTCAAAAGGACATGATGTCGCGTATCGAGAGAGAGTATGCTTTAACTGAAACGGACGTGCTTGAAAGATTAATGCCTTACTTTTCTGACTCTACAACAATTTACATGGCAAAATGGGAAAAAGAAAAAGTACTTGAATACAGACTGATTAACGGACAGAAACGGTTTTTTAAAAATGCTGTTCCCAATTTATTTCGGCTGGATAAATTTGCTAAAAGCACAAAAGAAAAAATAAGCGGAAAATCAACTGATTATTTAAAGAGTTTCTGTTTGGATCATTCCTCACAACTAATTAACGAAAGTAAAGGACGAGGCGAGTTAGTTCATCCTGTGGAATGCACAATGATTTATTCAATAAGCGTAAGAGCTGATGCTGTTCCAGCAGGCGAGCTTATTCGTTGCTGGATGCCTTATCCTAAAGAATCCAACGCCAGACAAACAAATGTAGACTTATTGAGCGTGTTTCCTGAAAAATATATTGTAGCTCCGGATTCATTTGCGCAAAGAAGTATTTACTGCGAGCAGATTGCAGAGTCAGGTTTGGAAACAAAATTTTCTGTGAAATTCAGAACGGAAACGTATGCGCAAATACATGATCCTGCTAAAATGGATGATAAGGCATATGATACAACATCGGTATTGTATCAGAAAAATACAAGCGAACGATTGCCGCAAATCATTTTTTCTGATCGGATAAAGAATTTGGCAGATGAAATTTGTGGGAATGAGACAACGGCAGTGAAACAAGTGAGTATGTTGTACGATTGGATCGACTTAAATATTCCTTGGGCAAGTGCTTTGGAATATTCTATTGTGCCAAACATTCCGGAGTATGTATTGGATAATAAGCATGGCGATTGTGGAATGCAAACTCTCCTTTTTATGACAATGGCTCGTTATCGCGGAATTCCGGTAAAGTGGCAAAGTGGATGGATGTTGCATCCGGGAGAGGTAAACCTTCACGATTGGTGCGAAGTGTATTATGAAGGAATTGGATGGGTTCCATTGGATCAGTCATTTGGTTTGCAGAATAGTGAAAACGATAAGGTGAAGAACTTTTACAAAACGAGTATTGATTCTTATCGGTTGATTGTGAACGAGGATTTTGCGCAGGATTTGTTTCCTGCCAAAATCTGGCCAAGAAGTGAACCTGTTGATTTTCAAAGAGGGGAATTGGAATGGAAAAATGGAAACCTCTATTTTGGAGATTGGACTTATAAAATGAGAGTAATATATAATTAG
- a CDS encoding DUF1343 domain-containing protein: MINNNTLRIHAEIVCFLLLICFHVLLFSNPILAQKVDTGIDVLQKTNYSILKGKRIGIITNPTGVNQNLESTIDLLHACSDVDVKILFSPEHGIRGDYAAGEKVATYTDKKTGIQVCSLYGKQQKPNAKTLKDLDAIVYDIQDIGVRSYTYISSMGLLMEACAENNVEFIVLDRPNPFGGIKVEGGLVENDQISFVSQFPIPYVYGLTCGELARYLNEEGLLKEGMKCKLQVVEMEGWKRNMTFPETNLPWVPTSPHIPNSMSAIYYAASGILGELYTISIGVGYTQPFELFAAEWINADDLAESLNNLQISGVLFRPVHYKPYYSVGKGLMLHGVQLHFTDIQQAPISLIQFYVMQECHKLYPNKNPFEMCEASRLSMFDKVCGSKEIRKRFTENFLVSDIEELWFAPRESFLEKSKKYWLYN, encoded by the coding sequence ATGATTAATAACAACACATTGCGTATCCATGCTGAGATAGTATGTTTCCTTCTTCTAATTTGCTTCCATGTATTACTTTTTTCAAATCCAATTCTTGCTCAAAAAGTAGATACAGGCATAGATGTACTACAAAAAACCAACTATTCTATTCTTAAGGGAAAAAGGATTGGAATCATCACCAATCCTACGGGAGTAAATCAAAATTTGGAATCAACAATAGATCTTCTTCATGCATGCAGCGATGTGGATGTTAAAATTCTATTTAGCCCTGAACATGGAATACGAGGAGATTATGCTGCCGGTGAAAAAGTAGCAACCTACACCGATAAAAAAACAGGCATTCAAGTCTGTTCACTATATGGCAAGCAACAAAAACCAAATGCCAAAACGCTAAAAGATCTGGATGCTATTGTATATGATATTCAAGATATTGGTGTGCGATCCTATACATACATTAGCAGCATGGGATTACTAATGGAGGCTTGTGCCGAAAATAATGTGGAATTTATCGTATTGGATCGACCAAATCCTTTTGGAGGAATAAAAGTGGAAGGCGGGCTTGTTGAAAATGATCAGATTTCTTTTGTGAGCCAATTCCCGATCCCGTATGTGTACGGACTAACTTGTGGCGAACTGGCCAGATATTTAAATGAAGAAGGCTTATTAAAGGAAGGTATGAAGTGCAAATTACAAGTTGTGGAAATGGAAGGATGGAAACGAAACATGACTTTTCCAGAAACCAACTTGCCTTGGGTACCAACTTCTCCTCACATTCCAAACTCAATGAGCGCAATTTACTATGCTGCTTCGGGCATACTTGGAGAATTGTATACCATTTCGATTGGTGTCGGCTACACTCAACCATTTGAATTATTTGCTGCCGAATGGATCAATGCTGACGATTTAGCTGAAAGTTTAAATAATCTACAAATTTCGGGTGTTCTTTTTCGACCAGTACACTACAAACCATACTATTCAGTCGGGAAAGGCCTTATGCTTCATGGAGTTCAATTGCATTTTACGGACATTCAGCAAGCACCAATCTCACTCATTCAATTTTATGTGATGCAGGAATGCCACAAATTGTATCCGAATAAAAATCCATTTGAAATGTGCGAAGCATCACGCTTAAGTATGTTCGACAAAGTATGTGGAAGTAAGGAAATAAGGAAGAGATTTACCGAAAACTTTCTGGTAAGTGACATCGAAGAACTTTGGTTTGCGCCCAGAGAATCATTTTTGGAAAAATCAAAAAAATACTGGCTGTATAATTGA
- a CDS encoding threonine/serine exporter family protein: MEWILLFETWIWLGFAACGFAILFNVPPRTLWVIFIMGALGGILKLICLKLGTNIILSSLMGALLIGYLSVRAAHFRHSPPFVFAIPAVIPMVPGAFTYRMMLGIIHLTGENDHAVFLQLLQETVDNGLKAFFVLSALSLGVSAPMLLSRNKSIKETKPNKFLNKLFDSKKASD, from the coding sequence ATGGAGTGGATTCTTTTATTTGAAACATGGATTTGGCTGGGGTTTGCTGCTTGTGGTTTTGCAATACTCTTTAATGTTCCACCCCGAACATTATGGGTAATCTTCATCATGGGTGCTCTGGGTGGAATACTAAAGCTAATCTGTTTAAAGCTAGGAACAAACATCATTCTCAGCTCGCTTATGGGCGCTTTACTAATTGGATATTTAAGCGTTAGAGCGGCTCACTTTAGACATTCACCCCCCTTCGTTTTTGCTATTCCTGCGGTTATCCCAATGGTTCCTGGTGCATTTACGTATCGCATGATGCTGGGAATTATCCATTTAACCGGAGAAAATGATCATGCTGTTTTTCTGCAGTTGTTACAAGAAACTGTTGATAATGGATTGAAAGCCTTTTTTGTGTTATCGGCACTTTCACTGGGCGTTTCGGCTCCCATGTTACTCAGTCGAAACAAATCGATAAAAGAAACTAAACCAAACAAATTTCTAAATAAATTATTTGACTCAAAAAAAGCTTCGGATTAA
- a CDS encoding GDSL-type esterase/lipase family protein — protein MKNRIAFLGDSLTEGGCWEEYFPAYEISNFGISGEKSDEILFRLDEVLFWKPKKIFLMMGINDLGDGFSYETILTNYQKIFSIIKEHEDIELIVQSLLPTNDTMFKSANFDGMKILEVNYHLRDLCDKEKITFVDLYTAFSTYKSQLIKDYTNDGLHLNEAGYRIWQNCLQSENLI, from the coding sequence ATGAAAAATAGAATTGCTTTTTTAGGAGATAGTTTAACCGAGGGAGGATGCTGGGAAGAATACTTTCCTGCTTATGAAATCTCCAATTTTGGAATCTCCGGAGAGAAGTCTGATGAGATCCTTTTTCGATTGGATGAGGTTTTATTTTGGAAGCCTAAAAAGATTTTCCTGATGATGGGCATTAACGATCTGGGAGACGGGTTTAGTTATGAAACTATTCTTACTAATTATCAAAAAATATTTTCAATAATAAAGGAGCATGAAGATATTGAATTGATTGTTCAAAGTCTTTTGCCTACTAATGATACGATGTTTAAGAGTGCCAATTTTGATGGAATGAAAATTCTGGAGGTCAATTATCATTTAAGAGATTTGTGTGATAAAGAGAAGATAACTTTCGTGGATTTGTACACGGCTTTTTCAACCTATAAATCCCAACTGATAAAAGATTATACCAATGATGGTTTGCATTTGAATGAAGCAGGTTACAGAATATGGCAGAATTGTTTGCAATCTGAAAATCTCATTTAA